Proteins from a genomic interval of Treponema primitia ZAS-1:
- a CDS encoding SBBP repeat-containing protein, translating into VSLSHTGASISPDPTMPQNYTSPVLYTVTAEDGSSQPYTVTVTGIAADQWARTVTAGADSSYFTSIAVDGSGNVYAAGYQQGTGTFTYGTGVNVTGTAISSNVVLVKYNA; encoded by the coding sequence TGGTTTCTCTTTCCCATACGGGCGCTTCTATCAGCCCGGACCCCACAATGCCACAGAATTACACAAGCCCGGTACTATATACTGTTACGGCGGAAGATGGTTCATCCCAACCCTATACGGTAACCGTTACCGGAATCGCAGCGGACCAGTGGGCACGGACGGTAACGGCGGGAGCAGACTCATCTTACTTTACCTCCATCGCGGTAGACGGGAGCGGGAATGTGTATGCCGCAGGATACCAGCAGGGGACAGGGACCTTTACCTACGGGACCGGCGTAAACGTTACGGGGACTGCTATCAGCTCCAATGTGGTCCTGGTTAAGTATAATGCC